One Candidatus Saccharibacteria bacterium RAAC3_TM7_1 genomic region harbors:
- a CDS encoding hypothetical protein (RAAC3_TM7_1_102): MTQLNHLSQQLAHHLETARKQSAVREEQLAQEQKVHVVGAGSTLTAAYEQLRNAAEYTEEHVLLQRAIRRFYKRLFIVHDANYIARSGEELAIELTQAGYVANDTISEKTVQEISQLATRYYAAYTALNRKRGLSHRQIEQWTYEVLAVEVEWLLHDASYLQAFTQFAHGYFLDTIDFQRLFGTQPADVETSLYVAIHRALLKSDEAVVRLGLLRRYQRSVDALQEYIDINKHLDTLFTSATTEKLYRIVDRRGAHLRVLRHMMDEDTSLPATLAHREQFLSAYESQVETDYQSINRRVNKGIVRSVIFLVITKFLIGIAVEVPYDYIVAGMILWTPLLINLIFPPVYMLLLRATLILPGAANTRRLSEQIDRTLYEEGGVRQLERRSVQSFGFAYNFVYALIFILVFGGVAWLLWSAFSFDILHLTIFFVFLSGASFLGFRLSRMIREIESVEATQNGITLVRDFLYMPFVVVGRYMNEKYAKVNIVALALDMLIELPLKTVLRLVRQWAAFISVKKDQL; encoded by the coding sequence ATGACACAACTAAATCATTTAAGCCAGCAATTGGCCCATCATCTTGAGACTGCCCGCAAGCAGTCGGCTGTCCGTGAAGAACAGCTGGCTCAAGAGCAGAAAGTTCACGTTGTTGGCGCAGGGAGTACGCTGACCGCAGCGTATGAGCAACTACGAAATGCTGCCGAGTATACCGAAGAACACGTCTTGCTCCAACGTGCTATCCGTCGTTTTTATAAGCGGCTGTTTATCGTACACGACGCCAACTATATTGCCCGGAGCGGGGAAGAGCTAGCGATCGAACTGACACAGGCTGGCTATGTAGCAAACGATACGATTTCGGAAAAAACCGTCCAGGAAATAAGTCAATTGGCGACGAGGTATTATGCCGCCTACACGGCACTAAATCGCAAGCGTGGCTTGTCTCATCGGCAAATCGAACAGTGGACGTACGAGGTGCTTGCGGTTGAAGTGGAGTGGCTACTTCATGACGCCAGTTATTTACAGGCATTTACTCAGTTCGCGCATGGCTACTTCCTCGATACGATTGATTTCCAGCGGCTCTTTGGTACGCAGCCGGCGGACGTCGAAACATCGCTCTACGTAGCAATCCATCGGGCACTTTTGAAATCTGATGAGGCGGTTGTTCGCCTCGGGCTACTACGCCGCTACCAGCGCAGTGTCGATGCCCTGCAAGAATATATCGATATCAACAAGCATCTCGATACGCTGTTTACCTCAGCCACTACCGAGAAGCTCTACCGTATCGTCGACCGGCGCGGTGCACACCTGCGCGTTTTGCGTCATATGATGGATGAAGACACCTCGTTGCCAGCAACGCTCGCCCACCGCGAACAATTTCTCTCGGCGTACGAATCACAGGTTGAGACAGACTATCAGTCGATCAATCGTCGTGTCAACAAGGGTATTGTTCGGAGTGTTATCTTTCTCGTTATTACCAAATTCTTGATCGGTATTGCGGTTGAGGTGCCGTACGACTATATCGTAGCTGGAATGATCTTGTGGACACCGCTGCTGATCAATCTCATTTTTCCACCCGTCTACATGCTCCTGCTCCGCGCGACGTTGATCCTACCTGGGGCTGCCAATACGCGTCGCTTGTCGGAGCAGATTGACCGCACGTTATACGAGGAGGGCGGAGTACGCCAGCTTGAACGTCGGTCTGTCCAGAGCTTTGGATTTGCCTATAACTTCGTCTACGCCTTGATTTTCATCCTCGTCTTTGGTGGTGTGGCGTGGTTGTTGTGGAGTGCTTTCTCGTTTGATATTCTTCACCTCACTATCTTCTTTGTCTTCCTATCTGGTGCCAGCTTCCTTGGCTTCCGTCTCAGCCGTATGATCCGTGAGATTGAATCGGTCGAAGCGACTCAAAACGGCATTACGCTGGTGCGAGACTTTCTCTACATGCCTTTTGTTGTCGTCGGTCGCTATATGAATGAAAAATACGCCAAGGTAAATATTGTTGCGTTGGCGCTTGACATGCTGATCGAGCTGCCCCTTAAAACTGTGCTGCGACTTGTCCGTCAATGGGCGGCGTTTATCAGCGTCAAAAAAGATCAACTCTAG
- a CDS encoding UDP-N-acetylpyruvoylglucosamine reductase (RAAC3_TM7_1_103) — protein sequence MDVHTNIPLKNYTTMKLGGNARFMTEVHTPDELAEAIRNAGKQNIALFILGGGSNIVVRDDGFNGLVIRNHIPGFEVVEQTASSTTIKIGAGENWDEIVKRSVEMGLSGIEALSAIPGTAGAAPVQNIGAYGQEIADTLQSLEAYDSQKNEFVTLSNSACHFSYRNSIFRSTHQGRYAIISITLKLYHTPPQPPFYAALETYFNEHGVTLFTSQVVRDAVIAIRKDKLPDPTERPNAGSFFKNAIVEEWQLGELKKNWPDMPAYDLGNKTYKVPTGWLIEQAGFKGKLLHGIRIHDKNCLVLINESAGGYADLAAAKREIAGAVRDTFRISIEQEPLEI from the coding sequence ATGGACGTCCACACAAACATTCCTCTTAAAAACTATACGACCATGAAGCTAGGCGGCAACGCCCGCTTTATGACTGAGGTACATACTCCCGACGAGCTGGCCGAAGCGATCCGTAATGCCGGGAAGCAGAATATCGCTTTATTCATCCTCGGCGGCGGCAGCAACATCGTCGTACGTGACGATGGCTTCAACGGACTCGTCATCCGAAACCATATCCCAGGATTTGAGGTCGTCGAACAAACCGCTAGCTCCACCACGATCAAGATTGGTGCCGGCGAGAATTGGGACGAGATCGTCAAGCGTAGCGTTGAAATGGGCTTAAGTGGTATCGAAGCGCTCTCGGCCATTCCCGGAACGGCCGGTGCAGCTCCCGTCCAAAATATCGGTGCTTATGGGCAGGAAATCGCTGACACGCTCCAGTCACTCGAAGCGTACGACAGCCAGAAAAATGAATTTGTTACGCTTTCAAACAGTGCCTGCCATTTCTCCTACCGCAACAGTATCTTCCGCTCCACGCATCAAGGCCGCTACGCGATCATCTCTATCACACTCAAGCTCTACCATACTCCGCCACAGCCACCCTTCTACGCTGCGCTCGAAACCTACTTTAATGAACATGGTGTCACCCTATTTACCTCACAGGTTGTCCGCGACGCAGTAATCGCTATCCGAAAAGATAAGCTACCCGACCCAACCGAGCGGCCAAACGCCGGTTCATTCTTTAAAAACGCCATTGTCGAAGAGTGGCAGCTGGGTGAACTCAAAAAAAACTGGCCCGATATGCCTGCCTATGACCTCGGTAATAAAACCTATAAGGTACCGACCGGTTGGTTGATCGAACAAGCCGGCTTTAAAGGAAAACTCCTCCACGGCATACGAATACACGACAAAAACTGTCTAGTACTCATCAACGAATCGGCCGGAGGCTACGCTGACCTAGCCGCCGCCAAGCGCGAGATCGCTGGCGCCGTACGCGATACGTTCCGAATCTCTATCGAGCAAGAACCGCTGGAAATCTAA
- a CDS encoding hypothetical protein (RAAC3_TM7_1_104), which produces MRNRPAFTIVELLVTLVAMTILMTLAVVSFKSVQVDARDTEREADVKNIARGLEQRYKEGNPVATAPAPDVQKGSYPGINEALHIDGWARAGYTPESYGGNYRRLAFPGTEESSFTNPEGEFAWTQICVYGCALAGDTTQINNAMNGEDRYVYEPIDKNGGVCCCGECIRFNIYWRKEVDGSLQKVKSLHQQ; this is translated from the coding sequence ATGAGAAATCGGCCTGCCTTTACTATCGTCGAGTTACTAGTGACACTTGTCGCTATGACGATCCTGATGACGTTAGCCGTCGTCAGTTTCAAGAGCGTTCAGGTGGATGCCCGCGATACCGAGCGAGAAGCAGACGTCAAAAATATAGCTCGGGGTCTCGAGCAGCGCTATAAAGAAGGCAACCCGGTGGCCACAGCCCCCGCCCCTGATGTACAAAAAGGTTCGTACCCCGGCATTAATGAAGCCCTTCATATCGACGGCTGGGCGCGTGCGGGCTATACTCCCGAGTCTTACGGCGGCAACTATCGTCGGCTTGCGTTCCCAGGTACGGAAGAGTCGTCATTCACGAATCCAGAAGGCGAGTTCGCATGGACACAAATATGCGTCTATGGCTGCGCCCTTGCAGGGGATACCACTCAAATAAATAATGCCATGAATGGCGAAGATCGCTATGTCTACGAGCCTATCGATAAGAATGGTGGCGTCTGCTGCTGCGGTGAATGTATTCGATTTAATATCTATTGGCGCAAAGAAGTAGATGGTAGCCTCCAGAAAGTAAAGAGTCTTCACCAGCAATGA
- a CDS encoding hypothetical protein (RAAC3_TM7_1_105), producing the protein MKKNLLHHTQQGFTAVELLITLFIAAIFSLAGYMLYAQLNDSGENAKRIATISSLVYDQLSNAHQYVAASGCTPNTSIPALTPTVTGFKSVQITTTVTCPFPSTTGGAANVSLITVKATYSYRSNTDTLSHAQYASN; encoded by the coding sequence ATGAAAAAGAACCTACTTCATCACACCCAACAAGGCTTTACGGCAGTCGAACTGCTGATTACACTCTTTATTGCCGCCATCTTCTCACTGGCTGGCTATATGCTCTATGCACAGCTCAACGATAGCGGAGAAAACGCCAAACGTATCGCCACCATATCCTCTCTCGTATACGACCAGCTCAGCAACGCCCACCAATACGTCGCAGCCAGCGGCTGCACACCAAATACCAGTATCCCCGCCTTGACACCAACCGTTACTGGTTTTAAGTCAGTCCAAATTACCACGACTGTCACTTGTCCTTTTCCAAGCACTACGGGAGGTGCTGCTAACGTTTCACTAATCACCGTTAAAGCCACCTACAGTTATCGTTCTAACACGGATACCCTTTCTCATGCGCAATATGCCAGCAACTAA
- a CDS encoding hypothetical protein (RAAC3_TM7_1_106): MRNMPATKRISSGFTLVEMLIIAPIVILFIGGFVSLLVALTGDSLKRHAQNIMTYETQAALEDIETNAAKATSFLMTTGTLQDKQGKGDTGGTAFTNTSSGAPDTLIFTSPATTKNPYDATRGLVYTGSGTCDSTKPVYAYTSVYFVNSSGTIYKRTILPTGSTCATPYQQGSCSEAIMSSSPPAYCQVKDEQLLSDVTDFSVQYLDSSGASIASSNATEAKAVNISISTSKSVAGKVVSYTGSSQSAAQGLARITNLATNPSFENNTTGWNALGGSTFTQDASWSVTGSKSALLTASSGSNDSAAQLGGYDNATFAIQPNTTYTLSAYGKIVSPGTGTPIGNGSRQVTFWVNNGSTYTVYRGNQIENTAGATGRSSVTFTTPSTITQSFIRLYFGYTGGSMQWDGVMLSSSGGTYTYADGNSNNWAWNGTANNSTSTGPPLTTNLHTNPSFESNISGWGQSAYASTARVTGSTLAGNAYFRISRSAAGDAYAYYTAPTVPPPNSAYTLSFWAWADANVTVTDPLMFRTNNDGACCANIATKSGQTLTTAPTKITLSGITGSNPTSGLQIILRATPTIGQNVYYDGFMMVEGSSSYNYADGSSANWAWSGTANNSTSTGPAF; this comes from the coding sequence ATGCGCAATATGCCAGCAACTAAACGCATTTCGTCAGGCTTTACACTCGTCGAGATGCTCATCATCGCGCCAATAGTGATTTTGTTTATCGGCGGCTTTGTCAGCCTACTCGTCGCGCTGACCGGCGACAGTCTCAAGCGCCACGCACAAAATATCATGACCTATGAGACACAGGCAGCCCTCGAAGATATCGAGACAAATGCAGCAAAAGCCACCTCCTTCCTGATGACTACTGGCACATTGCAGGATAAACAGGGTAAGGGCGACACAGGCGGCACCGCCTTTACCAACACCTCATCAGGCGCGCCAGACACACTCATCTTTACCTCGCCTGCCACTACTAAAAATCCTTACGACGCCACACGAGGCCTTGTCTATACCGGCAGCGGCACCTGTGATAGTACGAAGCCAGTATATGCCTATACCTCAGTCTATTTCGTCAATTCCAGCGGCACAATTTACAAGCGTACGATTCTTCCTACCGGCAGTACATGTGCTACACCCTATCAGCAGGGTAGCTGTAGCGAGGCCATTATGTCCAGCTCACCGCCGGCATACTGTCAAGTAAAGGATGAGCAGCTCCTCTCTGATGTCACCGATTTTTCTGTGCAATACCTTGACAGTTCTGGTGCCTCGATTGCAAGTAGTAATGCAACTGAGGCGAAAGCCGTGAATATCTCTATTAGTACAAGTAAATCTGTTGCAGGAAAAGTAGTTAGCTATACCGGAAGCTCGCAATCAGCAGCACAAGGCTTGGCTCGCATTACGAACCTTGCAACTAATCCGAGCTTTGAAAATAATACTACTGGGTGGAATGCACTGGGCGGCTCAACATTTACCCAGGATGCCTCCTGGTCGGTCACTGGAAGCAAAAGTGCTCTATTAACCGCTTCTAGTGGCTCCAACGATAGCGCTGCTCAATTAGGTGGTTACGATAATGCAACCTTCGCCATCCAGCCTAATACGACATACACACTATCTGCCTACGGCAAGATAGTAAGCCCTGGAACAGGCACGCCCATTGGCAACGGATCAAGGCAGGTTACTTTCTGGGTAAATAATGGTTCGACATATACAGTCTACCGCGGCAACCAGATAGAAAATACAGCAGGTGCAACAGGACGATCCTCAGTTACTTTTACAACGCCTTCGACTATAACACAATCTTTTATTCGACTCTATTTCGGCTATACAGGCGGATCGATGCAATGGGATGGCGTAATGCTCTCATCGAGCGGTGGCACCTACACGTATGCCGATGGCAACTCGAATAACTGGGCGTGGAATGGCACAGCAAATAATTCTACTTCGACCGGGCCGCCCCTGACTACGAACCTCCACACGAATCCGAGCTTTGAAAGTAATATCAGTGGGTGGGGCCAGTCTGCGTATGCTTCGACCGCCAGGGTCACCGGATCGACCCTTGCCGGCAATGCTTACTTTCGCATAAGCAGGAGCGCTGCTGGCGACGCATACGCCTACTACACAGCACCAACCGTTCCGCCGCCAAATTCGGCATACACCTTGTCATTTTGGGCATGGGCAGACGCAAATGTCACCGTCACCGACCCATTAATGTTTAGAACGAATAACGACGGGGCATGCTGTGCGAATATCGCCACAAAATCTGGCCAGACGTTAACCACCGCACCCACAAAAATCACGCTATCTGGCATCACCGGATCAAATCCTACCAGTGGACTGCAAATTATTCTGCGAGCCACTCCGACCATCGGACAAAACGTTTATTATGATGGCTTCATGATGGTAGAGGGGTCGAGCTCTTACAACTACGCCGACGGTAGCTCTGCCAATTGGGCATGGAGTGGCACGGCAAATAATTCTACTTCAACCGGCCCGGCCTTCTAG
- a CDS encoding Type IV pilin PilA (RAAC3_TM7_1_107) has protein sequence MILTNYRNRGFTIVELLIVIVVIAILASITIVSYNGIQNRAKATSATSTAANVAKKAELANTLAGSYPSSLANFDAYPESKMTGSGLGLGTPTAVTGVNTVSYEYCSAGAALGGARIRTWDYNTGALSATYSYIGPATGGTACTTWAATLALTAGS, from the coding sequence ATGATACTCACCAACTATAGAAACCGTGGTTTTACCATCGTCGAGCTCCTCATCGTCATCGTCGTGATTGCGATCCTTGCCTCTATTACCATCGTTTCTTATAACGGTATCCAAAACCGTGCCAAAGCCACCAGCGCCACCTCGACCGCGGCCAACGTCGCTAAAAAAGCCGAGCTAGCCAATACCCTAGCGGGTTCTTACCCCTCATCTCTTGCTAATTTTGACGCCTACCCCGAGTCAAAAATGACCGGTTCCGGCCTCGGGCTGGGGACGCCGACCGCAGTAACTGGCGTCAACACCGTGAGCTATGAATACTGCTCGGCCGGTGCGGCGCTCGGCGGTGCTCGTATCCGTACCTGGGATTACAATACTGGTGCCCTCTCTGCAACCTACAGCTACATAGGCCCTGCCACTGGTGGTACGGCCTGCACAACTTGGGCTGCTACCCTAGCTCTAACCGCCGGTTCATAG
- a CDS encoding hypothetical protein (RAAC3_TM7_1_108), which produces MLNKIKSKESGFTIVELLIVIVVIAILAAITIVAYNGIQSRARLSSAQQAANTIMKKAEVANSLTSSYPTAATGFSANTESAIAGQGISLSATAPTSSNGTNTVMYEPCTAGASGARINYYDFVAGTAASKYVYVGNASTGCTTWGAAFAVAG; this is translated from the coding sequence ATGCTGAATAAAATAAAATCTAAAGAAAGCGGTTTCACCATCGTCGAACTCTTGATCGTCATTGTCGTGATCGCGATTTTGGCTGCGATTACGATTGTTGCGTACAACGGTATTCAGAGCCGAGCTCGCTTAAGCTCTGCTCAACAAGCTGCAAACACCATCATGAAAAAAGCTGAGGTAGCCAACTCATTGACAAGCTCATATCCTACTGCCGCAACCGGATTTTCTGCCAACACAGAGTCTGCAATTGCCGGACAGGGCATCTCGCTCTCCGCGACTGCTCCGACATCCAGTAATGGAACAAACACGGTTATGTATGAACCTTGTACCGCTGGTGCCTCTGGAGCACGTATCAACTACTACGATTTTGTGGCTGGTACGGCAGCTAGCAAATACGTGTATGTAGGTAATGCATCTACAGGGTGTACAACGTGGGGCGCTGCCTTCGCAGTTGCCGGATAG
- a CDS encoding Fimbrial protein (RAAC3_TM7_1_109) → MSNIINQVKDMKKSQRGFTIVELLIVIVVIAILAAITIVAYNGIQNRAKASAAQELASQIYKKAEAWNAIQSSYPNYCQLATNTVAPTLTTAATAPTTGTSGCTNGGATGPAEAKIDDVTELRFSAATDQNAVQYKYCSGGGGTITWVGGGSTGTINAGNATGTCNAGLGGV, encoded by the coding sequence ATGTCAAACATCATCAATCAGGTAAAGGATATGAAAAAGTCTCAGCGAGGCTTCACTATCGTCGAGCTTCTCATCGTCATCGTCGTCATCGCAATCCTGGCAGCAATTACTATCGTTGCCTACAACGGTATACAGAACCGCGCCAAGGCCAGCGCCGCTCAAGAGCTTGCCTCGCAGATATATAAAAAAGCAGAGGCATGGAACGCTATTCAATCAAGCTATCCTAACTACTGCCAGCTAGCGACAAATACGGTCGCACCAACTCTTACCACTGCAGCTACGGCACCGACGACAGGAACAAGCGGCTGTACAAATGGTGGTGCGACCGGACCTGCCGAAGCAAAGATCGATGACGTAACAGAACTACGCTTTAGCGCAGCAACAGATCAGAACGCTGTACAGTACAAATACTGTAGCGGTGGTGGTGGCACAATCACCTGGGTGGGAGGTGGAAGCACCGGTACGATCAACGCCGGAAATGCAACCGGTACCTGCAACGCCGGTCTTGGTGGCGTATAG
- a CDS encoding serine hydroxymethyltransferase (RAAC3_TM7_1_110): protein MNDDIVAQLIAGEVKRQQDGLELIPSENYVSTDVLKALGSVFTNKYSEGYPGRRYYGGQEFTDQVETLAIERAKQLFGADHANVQPHSGAPANEAVYSAWLEPGDTVLAMDLSHGGHLTHGAPVTRSAKLYNFVRYKMKDIETGEIDYDALREVALKEKPKIIIAGFSGYPRELDYEKFAAIGREVGDGCLLMADMAHIAGLIAAGVAKNPFDYGFHVITTTTHKTLRGPRGGMILSKGVVGNPLKAPEKTLENIPTLIDRAVFPGMQGGPHMHVIAAKAVAFGEALKPEFKEYAAQILKNASVLADELKQRGFNLVTGGTSNHLILANIHKSFGIDGKVAEEALDKIGLTLNKNSVPDDELPPFKPSGIRLGTPALTTRGLKEEHMPKIAEWMKQAIDSRDDEAQLNALRGEVEDFLKDFPLPY from the coding sequence ATGAACGACGATATAGTAGCACAGCTGATTGCCGGTGAAGTGAAGCGGCAGCAAGACGGACTCGAGCTGATCCCGAGTGAGAATTATGTCAGTACGGATGTGCTCAAGGCGCTGGGAAGCGTCTTTACCAATAAATATTCTGAAGGGTATCCTGGACGCCGCTACTACGGTGGTCAGGAATTTACCGACCAGGTTGAAACGCTGGCGATTGAGCGAGCCAAACAGCTCTTTGGAGCCGACCACGCCAATGTCCAGCCGCACTCTGGTGCGCCGGCCAATGAAGCAGTTTACAGTGCCTGGCTGGAGCCGGGCGATACGGTGCTGGCGATGGACTTGAGCCACGGCGGCCACTTGACACATGGCGCCCCGGTGACGCGTAGTGCCAAGCTGTACAACTTTGTGCGCTACAAGATGAAAGATATTGAGACGGGCGAGATTGACTACGACGCCCTGCGCGAGGTAGCACTCAAAGAAAAGCCAAAGATTATTATTGCTGGCTTCTCAGGTTATCCACGCGAGCTCGACTACGAAAAGTTTGCGGCTATCGGCCGTGAAGTTGGTGATGGGTGCCTGCTGATGGCCGACATGGCGCACATTGCAGGGCTTATTGCTGCCGGTGTGGCCAAGAATCCGTTTGATTATGGTTTCCATGTCATTACCACCACCACGCACAAGACGCTGCGTGGTCCGCGTGGCGGCATGATTCTGTCGAAGGGCGTGGTGGGTAATCCGCTAAAAGCACCAGAGAAAACACTTGAGAATATCCCGACCCTGATCGACCGTGCCGTTTTCCCGGGCATGCAAGGTGGGCCGCACATGCACGTTATTGCCGCGAAAGCAGTGGCTTTTGGTGAAGCGTTAAAGCCGGAGTTTAAAGAATATGCTGCGCAGATCCTCAAGAACGCCAGCGTGCTGGCCGACGAGTTAAAGCAACGAGGCTTCAATCTGGTGACTGGCGGTACGAGTAACCACCTTATACTCGCCAATATCCACAAGAGCTTCGGTATCGATGGCAAGGTTGCCGAGGAAGCGCTCGACAAGATTGGTCTGACGCTCAACAAAAACTCGGTACCTGATGATGAGCTGCCGCCCTTTAAGCCCAGCGGTATTCGGCTGGGTACACCGGCTCTAACCACCCGTGGGCTGAAGGAAGAACACATGCCTAAAATCGCTGAGTGGATGAAGCAGGCGATCGATAGTAGGGATGATGAAGCTCAACTCAATGCTCTACGTGGGGAAGTTGAAGATTTTCTAAAAGACTTCCCGTTGCCTTATTAG
- a CDS encoding UDP-N-acetylglucosamine transferase (RAAC3_TM7_1_111), whose protein sequence is MLQRQHRYNTLYSYIVCDIIVRMTAVDYKKQLGKLIQQNRRLRHMTQAELARELETSQSAINRIEKGGQNISIEMLARISEVLSCNLVMLNNTGKTNFKIRGGKRLSGSIEVKTSKNAAVGLLCASLLNKGKTTLHRVARIEEVNRIIEVLESIGVKVRWPESGDLEIIPPARLQLDRMNIIAAKRTRTVIMFLGPLLHQYSDFKIPFAGGCSLGTRTVEPHLVGLSQFGMDAVAHAGTDYYQVTVAEKAPSKAIVLTERGDTVTENIIMAAALYDGETVIRNASPNYMVQDVCFFLQKLGVEIDGIGTTTLRIRGKRHINQTVDYYPSEDPIEAMSLIAAGIVTNSEITVKRVPIEFVELELAVLEGMGLQYELSDEYVARNGQTRLVDISLKHSKLVAAKDKLHSMPFPGVNMDNLPFLGLVATVAKGRTLLHDWSYENRAIYFTELAKLNANVELVDPHRVYLTGPTKWKPADIIAPPALRPSVVILIAMLAAPGTSVLRDIYSINRGYEDLASRLNTLGADIETVQDI, encoded by the coding sequence ATGTTACAGCGGCAACACCGTTATAACACCCTTTACTCTTATATCGTATGTGATATAATCGTACGCATGACAGCAGTAGACTACAAAAAGCAGCTCGGTAAGCTCATTCAGCAGAACAGGCGACTCCGTCACATGACTCAGGCCGAGCTCGCTCGTGAGCTGGAAACGTCACAAAGTGCGATCAACCGCATTGAAAAGGGTGGCCAAAATATCAGTATCGAGATGTTGGCGCGTATCAGCGAGGTGCTTTCCTGCAACCTTGTCATGCTCAATAATACAGGGAAAACTAACTTTAAAATCCGCGGCGGCAAGCGACTGTCTGGAAGTATCGAAGTAAAGACCAGCAAGAATGCGGCCGTCGGCCTGCTTTGTGCCAGCCTGCTCAACAAAGGCAAGACAACCCTACACCGCGTGGCACGCATCGAAGAAGTTAATCGTATCATTGAAGTTCTCGAAAGTATCGGCGTTAAAGTTCGTTGGCCGGAGTCAGGCGACCTCGAGATTATACCACCAGCGAGATTACAGCTGGATCGTATGAATATCATTGCCGCCAAACGCACACGTACGGTCATCATGTTTCTTGGGCCACTACTTCATCAATATAGTGATTTTAAAATCCCGTTTGCAGGTGGCTGTAGCCTCGGTACGCGTACCGTCGAGCCACATCTGGTCGGTCTGAGCCAATTTGGCATGGATGCCGTCGCACATGCCGGAACCGACTACTACCAGGTAACGGTCGCCGAGAAAGCGCCGTCAAAAGCAATTGTCCTCACTGAGCGTGGTGACACCGTGACCGAAAATATCATTATGGCAGCAGCGCTGTACGACGGTGAGACGGTTATTCGTAATGCTAGTCCGAATTATATGGTGCAGGATGTGTGTTTCTTTTTGCAGAAACTTGGTGTTGAGATAGACGGCATCGGTACCACAACGCTCCGCATCAGAGGCAAACGACACATCAACCAAACGGTTGACTACTACCCAAGCGAAGACCCGATCGAAGCAATGAGCCTGATAGCCGCCGGTATTGTGACGAATTCAGAGATTACCGTAAAGCGTGTGCCGATCGAGTTTGTTGAGCTTGAGCTTGCCGTACTGGAAGGTATGGGTCTTCAGTATGAGTTATCTGACGAATACGTGGCACGTAATGGCCAGACCCGCCTGGTCGATATCAGCCTGAAACACTCGAAGTTGGTCGCTGCCAAAGATAAACTTCACAGTATGCCCTTTCCTGGCGTCAATATGGACAACTTGCCCTTCCTTGGCTTGGTCGCGACTGTCGCAAAAGGCCGCACACTGCTGCACGACTGGAGCTATGAGAATCGCGCCATTTACTTTACCGAACTAGCGAAGCTCAACGCCAACGTTGAGTTGGTCGACCCGCACCGCGTCTACCTAACTGGTCCGACCAAATGGAAGCCGGCTGATATCATCGCGCCGCCCGCCTTGCGCCCCTCGGTCGTCATTCTCATCGCCATGCTAGCCGCACCTGGCACCTCAGTCTTACGCGACATCTACTCGATTAACCGCGGCTATGAAGACCTCGCCAGCCGTCTCAACACCCTTGGCGCCGACATCGAAACTGTCCAAGATATCTAG